Proteins found in one Candidatus Auribacterota bacterium genomic segment:
- a CDS encoding response regulator transcription factor, whose amino-acid sequence MHRLRTLVLDDHPTFRKSLRNMISHYDFIQVTSEADSAEEALKVVEKQPPHLAIVDIHLKGMNGFDFARILKERFPQTQVVFITLYDNSSNMSEAARLGFPYVPKESLLEELPPVLEEVRKKVEAILREHNK is encoded by the coding sequence ATGCATAGACTGCGCACACTTGTGCTGGATGATCATCCGACATTCCGCAAGTCTCTCCGGAATATGATATCGCACTATGATTTCATTCAGGTGACCAGCGAAGCGGATTCAGCGGAGGAGGCTCTGAAGGTCGTGGAGAAGCAGCCTCCTCACCTGGCGATCGTGGATATTCACCTGAAGGGGATGAACGGTTTTGATTTCGCCCGGATACTGAAGGAGCGCTTCCCGCAGACGCAGGTCGTGTTTATCACTTTGTACGACAATTCATCAAACATGAGCGAGGCTGCGAGACTTGGGTTCCCATACGTTCCCAAGGAATCGCTCCTGGAAGAGTTGCCCCCGGTTCTGGAGGAAGTCAGGAAGAAGGTGGAAGCAATCTTACGCGAGCATAACAAGTAG